One genomic segment of Flagellimonas marinaquae includes these proteins:
- a CDS encoding copper homeostasis protein CutC, producing MLVEVCANSLASARYAERAGADRVELCSELGVGGVTPSTGLIQLVKGELNIPVHVLIRPRGGHFTYFDAEFEVMKADILACKELGVDGVVAGVLRDDFSIDVKRTKALVELSQGIHFTFHRAFDWVAKPLEAIKQLEDIGVQTILTSGGKPSSEEGILNLKVWQQRSKITIMAGGGVSPGNASKFKEIGLSAIHCSGTSFENPLDLEGKISMNSSKHLVEDKVAVSNLDILNSIVRAVK from the coding sequence ATGCTGGTAGAAGTCTGTGCCAATTCCTTAGCGTCTGCAAGATATGCCGAAAGAGCGGGAGCAGATAGGGTCGAACTTTGTTCGGAACTTGGGGTAGGAGGCGTTACCCCATCGACTGGCCTTATTCAATTGGTTAAAGGTGAGCTAAATATTCCCGTTCATGTTTTGATTCGTCCAAGAGGAGGGCATTTCACGTATTTCGACGCTGAATTTGAAGTAATGAAAGCCGATATTTTGGCATGCAAGGAATTAGGTGTTGATGGTGTTGTTGCTGGGGTTTTGAGGGATGATTTTTCTATTGATGTTAAAAGAACCAAAGCACTGGTGGAATTGTCCCAAGGAATACATTTTACATTTCACCGTGCTTTTGATTGGGTGGCAAAACCTTTGGAAGCCATAAAGCAACTTGAGGATATTGGCGTGCAGACTATTTTAACGTCCGGAGGCAAGCCCTCATCCGAAGAAGGGATATTAAACCTAAAGGTTTGGCAACAGCGTTCCAAAATAACTATAATGGCTGGGGGAGGAGTTTCGCCCGGTAATGCATCAAAATTTAAAGAAATAGGTCTCAGCGCTATTCATTGTTCGGGAACAAGCTTTGAAAACCCTTTAGATTTGGAAGGGAAAATCAGTATGAATTCCAGTAAGCATTTGGTGGAGGATAAAGTGGCGGTTTCGAATTTAGATATCCTCAATTCAATAGTTCGAGCCGTTAAATAA